A region of the Chloroflexota bacterium genome:
CCTTGGAAGCCTCAGCGATAACCCGGGCATCCCGATAATGAGTGGTCGCTTTAACAATAGCTTTCGCTCTGGCCTCAGGGTCGCTGGACTTGAAAATCCCTGAGCCTACAAAGACGCCGTCAGCCCCCAACTGCATCATCAGCGCCGCGTCCGCCGGAGTAGCCACCCCACCCGCCGCAAAGTTGACCACGGGGAGTTTCCCAGCCTTGCGCACCTCAAGTACCAACTCCAGAGGCGCTCCCAACGCCTTCGCCTCAGCCACCAGTTCTTCTTCAGGCATATTCGCTAGCTTGCGAATGCCACCGATAACGGCCCGCATATGTCTCACCGCTTCCACGATGTTTCCCGTACCGGCTTCACCCTTGGTTCGAATCATAGCTGCTCCCTCGGCAATGCGGCGCAAGGCTTCACCCAGGTCGCGGCAGCCACAGACAAAAGGAATCTTGAAGTCGTGCTTCCAGATATGATGGGCTTCGTCAGCCGGGGTGAGCACTTCAGACTCATCTATGAAATCCACCCCTATGGCTTCCAGTACCTGCGCCTCCACAAAATGGCCGATGCGGCACTTGGCCATCACCGGAATGCTTACCGCTGCCGTAATAGCCAGGATCACCTCTGGGTCCGCCATCCGGGCTACGCCACCCGCAGCACGGATATCTGCTGGAACACGCTCCAGCGCCATTACGGCACAGGCTCCAGCCTCCTCTGCTATCTTGGCATGTTCCGGCGTGACCACATCCATGATCACCCCACCCTTAAGCATTTGGGCGAGGCCCGTTTTGACATTCCATGTCCCCTTTTCCATTTTACTCTCCTATCCCACCCCCGGAAACGGGAATCCTACAAGCACTAATCCACGATGCGTGAAGTAACATAGAGAATTCCCAATTCCACCACGCCCGATCCAGGATTGAGCTTATGCTATATTTTATAGCGCTTTCTACCCTTTAGCAAGTGTCAACACGGAAGCTGATCTTGAGAAGGAAGAACGCCGTGTATGTTCAGCTTGAAGCGGAAGTATTATTCCGGGGGCTTTTTCCCCAGGGCCTGGGCTACTAGCTCGCTCAAGTCCATAGCCTTCACTGTCTCTTCGGCTTCCTTGGCCTTCAGGCCATCGACGAACATCGAAAGACAGTACGGGCAGGCGGTGGCCACACACTGCACCTTGGCGTCCAGTACCTGCTCCGTGCGCCTTATGTTGACTCGCCGCTCGATAAGCTCCTCCATCCACATGTGCCCCCCCCCACCCCCGCAGCAAAAACCCCTTGTCCCGCTCCGGGCCAGTTCCACCCTATCTATCCCCTTGATGGAGTCCAGGATTTGCCTGGGCTCCTGGTAAATGTCGTTGTGGCGTCCCAGATAAACATGAGTCGTGATAGGCTACCTTCACGCTGTCGATGCTGCCTAGCTTTAGCTTGCCCTCGCGGACCAAATCGGCGATGAACTGAGAGTGGTGAATGACTTCAAGGTGGCCGTCGAACTGGGG
Encoded here:
- the pdxS gene encoding pyridoxal 5'-phosphate synthase lyase subunit PdxS; protein product: MEKGTWNVKTGLAQMLKGGVIMDVVTPEHAKIAEEAGACAVMALERVPADIRAAGGVARMADPEVILAITAAVSIPVMAKCRIGHFVEAQVLEAIGVDFIDESEVLTPADEAHHIWKHDFKIPFVCGCRDLGEALRRIAEGAAMIRTKGEAGTGNIVEAVRHMRAVIGGIRKLANMPEEELVAEAKALGAPLELVLEVRKAGKLPVVNFAAGGVATPADAALMMQLGADGVFVGSGIFKSSDPEARAKAIVKATTHYRDARVIAEASKGLRAAMPGLDIKAIPKDELLATRGW
- a CDS encoding (Fe-S)-binding protein, which codes for MTTHVYLGRHNDIYQEPRQILDSIKGIDRVELARSGTRGFCCGGGGGHMWMEELIERRVNIRRTEQVLDAKVQCVATACPYCLSMFVDGLKAKEAEETVKAMDLSELVAQALGKKPPE